Proteins from a single region of Paraburkholderia aromaticivorans:
- a CDS encoding DUF3150 domain-containing protein, which translates to MSQQTEVRTLEKVLCFSIEAHIWSGRRKLKTTDIGEVEDLPHGDLASLGSKKVIDSEHLKVFDKLKKRAQKACESRGVRFLGGYAIPARKAKLVADDLDAIAVEYEKERNHLVSNYDRLILEWQNAPQNQEWAHIIKDEAPEKAYVEGALGFRWQAFKVRSVGESEEDFDQLSGGLKQAEQGLAGTLFREIAQEAAAFEERTLSFGGQKNGQAREYVTQRCKNALQAIREKMQGLAFLDPCVRPIIETIDYSIKLLPEKGKIEGIHLTTLWGLTGILKRPDRMRAFGQQCLESGDVAATFNLAVGPRFGAADEEGDAPPVSVPMAAPMQPVVSAGSPAPVGRPGPAVSSMPLPLPPQPGMATGFGI; encoded by the coding sequence ATGTCGCAGCAAACCGAAGTACGAACCCTCGAAAAGGTTCTCTGTTTCAGTATCGAAGCCCATATCTGGTCCGGCCGGCGCAAGCTGAAAACGACCGATATCGGCGAAGTCGAAGATCTGCCGCACGGCGACCTTGCGTCGCTGGGTAGCAAGAAGGTCATCGACAGCGAGCACCTCAAGGTGTTCGACAAGCTCAAAAAGCGCGCGCAAAAGGCTTGTGAAAGCCGCGGAGTGCGTTTCCTCGGCGGCTATGCCATCCCCGCCAGGAAGGCAAAGCTGGTCGCAGATGATCTCGACGCAATCGCAGTCGAATACGAGAAGGAGCGAAACCATCTCGTATCGAACTACGACCGTCTGATCCTCGAGTGGCAGAACGCCCCGCAAAACCAGGAATGGGCCCATATCATCAAAGACGAAGCGCCCGAAAAGGCGTACGTCGAAGGCGCTCTGGGATTCCGCTGGCAGGCGTTCAAGGTTCGCTCCGTCGGCGAGTCGGAAGAAGATTTCGATCAACTGTCGGGTGGCCTGAAGCAAGCCGAGCAAGGGCTGGCGGGGACGCTTTTCCGAGAGATTGCCCAGGAAGCAGCGGCGTTCGAAGAACGCACCCTGTCGTTCGGCGGCCAGAAGAACGGCCAGGCTCGGGAATATGTCACGCAGCGTTGCAAGAACGCGCTGCAGGCGATTCGCGAGAAGATGCAGGGCCTCGCCTTCCTCGACCCGTGTGTACGTCCGATCATCGAGACCATCGACTACAGCATTAAGTTGCTGCCGGAGAAGGGCAAGATCGAGGGCATCCATCTGACGACCCTTTGGGGGCTGACGGGGATCCTCAAACGACCGGATCGTATGCGCGCGTTTGGCCAGCAGTGTCTGGAGTCGGGTGACGTCGCCGCGACGTTCAACCTCGCCGTCGGCCCGCGCTTCGGTGCGGCGGACGAAGAGGGGGATGCACCGCCGGTCTCTGTGCCGATGGCTGCGCCCATGCAGCCTGTTGTGAGCGCTGGTTCGCCAGCACCTGTCGGCCGTCCTGGTCCGGCAGTTTCGTCGATGCCGTTGCCTTTGCCGCCCCAACCGGGCATGGCAACGGGCTTCGGGATCTAA
- a CDS encoding DUF7146 domain-containing protein, protein MVRRLRRLRRLQLLTTGQNNRQRPAKTIVAAHGPCPFCGGKDRYAFTDKYGDGSYYCRGCGGGNGLKLLSVVFPEKTFMQRVRWVLESLGAGLAESPVRPRSADAPRRSGEPMSKEEFARRKARHVKLWNEARRISVGDPVWKYLIARLPELDPADIPAVLRFHPALTYWEEDEDGKFVLVGKFPGMVAAIQGPDGVCCNVHRTFLTEDGAKAPVTSVRKKELSLEIKGGAIRLYAPTSRELSVAEGIETSLAVRVFRRETCWSMVDAGGMEEFDFSVLDDIDLLRIYQDNDLPDGRGVRRGFQAGEKLAERAKAMGKRVIKYAPAKAGTDMLDFVRSLPKRS, encoded by the coding sequence GTGGTTCGTCGTCTCCGGCGGCTACGCCGCCTCCAACTCCTCACCACCGGCCAAAACAATCGTCAACGACCGGCCAAGACAATTGTCGCCGCCCACGGTCCGTGCCCTTTTTGTGGGGGCAAGGACCGATATGCCTTTACCGACAAGTACGGTGATGGAAGTTACTACTGCCGCGGATGCGGCGGCGGCAACGGCCTCAAGCTGCTGAGCGTGGTATTCCCGGAGAAGACGTTCATGCAACGTGTTCGCTGGGTGTTGGAGTCGCTTGGGGCGGGGTTGGCCGAGTCTCCAGTACGTCCACGCAGTGCAGATGCACCGCGCCGGTCTGGGGAGCCGATGAGCAAGGAGGAGTTTGCTCGACGCAAGGCTCGCCACGTAAAGCTTTGGAACGAGGCTCGGCGAATTTCGGTAGGGGACCCGGTCTGGAAGTATCTGATCGCGCGCCTTCCCGAGCTTGATCCGGCTGATATTCCCGCTGTTCTTCGGTTTCACCCTGCGCTGACGTATTGGGAAGAGGACGAGGACGGGAAGTTTGTTCTTGTCGGGAAGTTCCCCGGTATGGTGGCGGCAATCCAAGGGCCGGATGGTGTCTGTTGCAACGTTCATCGCACCTTCCTCACGGAGGATGGTGCCAAGGCCCCGGTAACGAGCGTGAGGAAGAAGGAACTCTCTCTGGAAATCAAGGGAGGGGCCATTCGACTCTACGCTCCGACTAGCCGGGAACTGAGTGTTGCGGAGGGCATCGAAACGTCCCTGGCAGTCCGGGTGTTCCGCCGTGAAACTTGCTGGTCTATGGTCGACGCCGGCGGGATGGAGGAGTTCGATTTCTCCGTGCTCGACGACATCGATTTGCTTCGGATCTACCAGGACAATGATCTTCCCGACGGTCGGGGAGTTCGTCGTGGCTTCCAGGCAGGCGAGAAGCTCGCTGAACGTGCGAAGGCGATGGGCAAGCGGGTGATCAAGTACGCACCAGCCAAGGCTGGGACGGACATGCTGGACTTTGTTCGTTCGCTACCAAAGCGGTCATGA
- a CDS encoding VWA domain-containing protein, with product MNINTLKGALPIAARLLAEKCGLKVRIGGNRAYANPSEIVLPDLPIEVEKARVLGLGFVLHEGAGHIVHTDFESVAAMDLAAFTFRIYNALEDVRIEGLVERRYPGANRIFMAMRETLSKDGQLREMSNSSDLAEALITATVHTLNWRLLKRTFFEAREAIAVQWLTSAFDSSFANAYLTVIGKVQFAHTSADAARIAVEAVSLLQQYAEENSDSDQDSSDPEDGGEDEANGDSSKAESDPNGEAGSGGDSGQLEDSGQDRESGGDGDVQSAPVSEQPASAGANGDDSAADDGATSTDEGDPSQGLANADSDAAEDPSSAQGGSADAGGKAESQSDGDKPESGAGSAADSGDGSEPGDGSQSGDGSQPGDGSQSGDGSQPGDGSQSGDGSSQEPGSVSATEDGTGACALADDGQQPAQVNDSGASSLDLSQKATSRDVRVALGAGYNPREDLGEIVQGMLNGMADESDAPPVLSNAIPFTEEIDDNGEIVQRVKRESIALRRRLTTALEAVTQTRSWDAYAGERLSNLGALRLSTGDLNIFERESSRNSIDVAIHLFLDRSGSMQLEERMTLAIDTCTALGIALGQIDGVQVATSAFPAGSRECDRDVLMLNRFGESVRKRAGRIAAVRADGHNTPLADALLYGQYSLLSTKATRRILLPITDGVPDSKEGVVDVVASCQRWGIEVIGVGIGQDISGVIPNSIFIKEVADLPTQMFELLRKQLVLKKAA from the coding sequence ATGAACATCAATACGCTGAAAGGCGCCTTGCCGATCGCGGCCAGGCTGCTTGCGGAGAAGTGCGGTCTGAAGGTGCGCATAGGCGGCAATCGAGCCTACGCGAATCCCAGCGAGATCGTGCTTCCCGATCTTCCAATCGAAGTGGAAAAGGCTCGAGTCCTCGGACTCGGGTTTGTTCTCCACGAAGGGGCGGGGCATATCGTTCATACCGACTTCGAGTCGGTTGCGGCGATGGACCTCGCGGCTTTCACTTTTCGGATCTACAACGCGCTCGAGGACGTGCGCATTGAAGGCCTGGTGGAGCGGCGCTACCCCGGTGCCAATCGGATTTTTATGGCAATGCGCGAAACTCTGTCGAAAGACGGGCAGCTTCGCGAAATGTCGAATTCCTCCGATCTGGCTGAAGCTCTGATTACCGCGACGGTGCATACCTTGAACTGGCGGCTGCTCAAGCGAACCTTTTTCGAGGCTCGTGAGGCGATCGCCGTGCAATGGCTTACGAGTGCGTTCGATAGTTCTTTTGCGAACGCATATCTGACGGTCATCGGCAAGGTTCAATTCGCACACACGTCGGCCGATGCCGCCCGGATCGCTGTCGAGGCCGTTTCCCTCCTGCAGCAGTATGCAGAGGAGAACTCGGACTCGGATCAAGATTCGAGCGACCCGGAAGACGGCGGTGAGGATGAAGCCAACGGGGATTCCTCGAAGGCTGAATCCGATCCGAACGGCGAAGCAGGATCCGGCGGCGATAGCGGTCAGCTCGAGGACAGCGGGCAAGACCGTGAATCCGGTGGTGACGGTGACGTTCAGTCTGCTCCTGTGTCGGAGCAGCCGGCCTCGGCGGGCGCCAACGGTGACGATTCAGCCGCGGATGATGGTGCGACGTCGACCGACGAAGGAGACCCTTCGCAAGGTCTCGCGAACGCTGATTCCGATGCGGCCGAGGATCCGTCCTCGGCACAAGGCGGTTCTGCTGACGCCGGCGGTAAGGCCGAATCGCAGTCCGACGGCGATAAGCCGGAAAGCGGCGCTGGATCTGCGGCTGATTCCGGTGACGGTTCGGAGCCCGGTGACGGTTCGCAGTCGGGCGACGGTTCGCAGCCCGGTGACGGTTCGCAGTCGGGCGACGGTTCGCAGCCCGGTGACGGTTCGCAGTCGGGTGACGGTTCGAGTCAGGAGCCTGGCTCTGTCTCTGCTACTGAAGACGGTACGGGCGCGTGCGCCTTGGCCGACGACGGGCAGCAGCCGGCCCAGGTGAATGATTCGGGCGCGTCGTCGTTGGACCTTTCCCAGAAAGCGACGTCGCGCGATGTTCGTGTGGCGTTAGGCGCTGGCTATAACCCCAGAGAAGATCTCGGGGAAATAGTTCAGGGCATGCTGAACGGGATGGCGGATGAGTCGGATGCGCCACCTGTTCTGTCGAACGCGATCCCATTCACGGAAGAGATCGATGACAACGGCGAAATCGTCCAGCGCGTCAAGCGCGAGTCGATCGCGCTGCGTCGGAGATTGACGACGGCTCTGGAAGCGGTAACGCAAACCAGAAGCTGGGATGCGTATGCGGGTGAACGGCTTTCCAATCTGGGTGCTCTCAGGCTGTCGACTGGCGACCTGAACATCTTCGAGCGGGAGTCGTCGCGCAACAGCATCGACGTTGCGATCCACTTGTTTCTCGATCGTTCCGGAAGTATGCAACTCGAGGAGCGGATGACGTTGGCGATTGATACCTGCACCGCGCTCGGCATTGCTCTCGGGCAAATCGACGGGGTACAGGTGGCAACGTCCGCGTTTCCGGCCGGATCGCGAGAGTGCGATCGGGATGTTCTCATGTTGAATCGCTTCGGTGAGTCGGTGCGCAAGCGTGCCGGCCGGATCGCGGCGGTTCGAGCGGACGGTCACAACACACCGCTCGCGGACGCGCTGCTCTATGGCCAGTACTCGCTGTTGTCGACAAAGGCGACCCGGCGGATCCTCCTGCCGATAACCGATGGTGTACCTGACAGCAAGGAAGGCGTGGTGGACGTGGTTGCGTCGTGTCAGCGCTGGGGGATCGAGGTGATCGGTGTTGGTATCGGCCAGGATATTTCCGGTGTGATTCCCAACAGCATTTTTATCAAGGAGGTTGCAGATCTGCCGACCCAGATGTTCGAGCTGCTTCGCAAGCAGCTAGTTCTGAAAAAGGCAGCGTAG
- a CDS encoding FlhC family transcriptional regulator: protein MKNLQLRFYIEHEQRLKRLCEFGARPKTMQALLSPRGGVHIQTFREIFTQLTGRTPKPGMSPAQDYAFLQKPGWRFKGSLILQAYIRLCELGAHHIDSLIEAYAFFLESSELEKSSEFSFERALILVRGFETGDLRFTKCACCSSHHVHERNEPVMCPVCNNGSFGGSRKRHRNRLLATFHQVG from the coding sequence ATGAAAAATCTTCAGCTACGCTTCTACATCGAGCACGAGCAGAGGCTCAAGCGCCTGTGCGAGTTCGGCGCCCGTCCCAAAACGATGCAGGCACTACTGTCTCCTCGCGGCGGCGTGCACATCCAGACCTTCCGCGAGATCTTTACCCAGCTCACCGGCCGTACACCCAAGCCGGGCATGTCGCCGGCGCAGGACTACGCGTTCTTGCAGAAGCCGGGCTGGCGCTTCAAAGGCAGCCTGATCCTTCAAGCCTACATACGCCTCTGCGAACTCGGTGCGCACCACATCGACTCGCTGATCGAAGCTTACGCATTCTTCCTTGAAAGCTCCGAACTGGAAAAGAGTTCCGAGTTTTCGTTCGAGCGGGCGCTGATTCTGGTTCGCGGGTTCGAGACGGGCGATCTTCGGTTCACGAAGTGCGCCTGCTGCTCATCCCATCATGTGCATGAGCGAAACGAACCCGTAATGTGTCCGGTGTGCAACAACGGGAGCTTCGGCGGATCTCGCAAGCGCCACAGGAACCGCCTTCTTGCGACATTCCATCAAGTGGGGTAA
- a CDS encoding helix-turn-helix domain-containing protein, whose translation MEKSGIDAVRQTFGKRLHTILDARGLPTTGFARSRYIADLIGVTSPTAYKYLSGVFVPGYDILIDLAKRLNVTPDYLIGVGSLNSYLLYDPSGHNPIQMSLPERIKEFSTVGWTGLFFYWSVSAREAMDLLQAGDKVVYTTQNLGLEADRHYIVQYDGLMYIAKLKALVTHADGSSQWEFSFEDNTVIQLAQTDIGFGYAAQRASQSLHVIGSPVYRLPAGHAFPR comes from the coding sequence ATGGAAAAGAGCGGCATCGACGCCGTCAGGCAGACGTTCGGGAAGCGTCTGCATACGATTCTTGACGCAAGAGGCCTTCCGACTACCGGATTCGCCCGGAGCCGGTACATTGCCGACTTAATTGGGGTCACATCGCCGACCGCGTACAAGTACTTGTCTGGCGTCTTCGTCCCTGGCTACGACATCCTGATCGATCTCGCGAAACGTCTAAACGTCACGCCTGACTATCTGATCGGCGTGGGAAGTTTGAACAGCTATCTCCTCTACGATCCGTCCGGGCACAACCCGATTCAGATGTCTCTGCCCGAACGCATCAAGGAATTTTCGACCGTTGGCTGGACCGGGCTGTTCTTCTATTGGAGCGTTTCCGCCCGCGAGGCAATGGATCTCCTCCAAGCCGGTGACAAAGTCGTCTACACGACCCAGAATCTGGGACTTGAGGCGGATCGGCATTACATCGTCCAATATGATGGATTGATGTACATCGCAAAACTAAAGGCCTTGGTGACACACGCGGATGGTTCTTCTCAGTGGGAATTCTCTTTCGAGGACAACACCGTGATCCAGTTGGCCCAGACGGACATTGGCTTTGGATATGCCGCACAGCGGGCGTCTCAAAGCCTCCACGTCATCGGATCTCCGGTGTATCGCCTGCCTGCCGGGCATGCTTTCCCACGTTGA
- the istA gene encoding IS21 family transposase yields MSGTRITDQQVRLYMNKRKHHPQEVAAAKTGISVRTARRIERDATLPSQKPRQSWRTRPDPFVDVWDSEVVPLLRNAPNLMGITVLRKLQDDHPDRYPDSMRRTLERRIRQWRALEGPSLEVFFPQEHQPGVRGLSDFTDMSKLCVTIGGAPFGHRLYHFVLAFSRWEYANVVEGGESFEALAAGLQNALWQAGGSPHEHRSDSLSAAFKNLQEQDDLTTRYAALLDHYGMEGTRNNRGLGHENGSVESSHRYLKEAVDQALMLRGHRDFADRAAYDEFIREVVMRRNRRNAAAFRIERTQLQDLPERRTTDFVEEEALVTRCSTFTVRGILYSAPSRLIGHRLKVRLYGDRLDCYLSGALVHSTPRGSRAADNRHALDYRHFIDSLKRKPQAFRGLAFRDALFPRDAYRRTWERLEAQLTQRQACKTMVGLLELAGHHGVEALLAQRLDALLVVGELPDLKQLRDEFAPREALCPEVVVEMPPIAVYDELLDKAAA; encoded by the coding sequence ATGTCTGGAACCCGCATTACCGACCAACAGGTTCGTCTCTACATGAACAAGCGCAAACACCATCCGCAGGAAGTCGCGGCCGCCAAGACCGGTATCAGCGTGCGTACGGCACGCCGCATCGAGCGCGATGCCACGTTGCCCTCCCAGAAGCCGCGTCAATCATGGCGGACCCGCCCTGATCCCTTCGTCGACGTATGGGACAGCGAAGTCGTACCACTGCTGCGCAACGCGCCCAACCTGATGGGCATCACGGTCCTGCGCAAGCTGCAGGATGATCACCCGGATCGATATCCCGATAGCATGCGTCGCACGCTGGAGCGACGTATCCGCCAGTGGCGGGCACTCGAAGGGCCTAGCCTGGAGGTGTTCTTCCCCCAGGAGCATCAGCCCGGCGTGCGCGGACTGTCGGACTTCACCGATATGAGCAAGCTGTGCGTGACGATCGGCGGCGCCCCGTTTGGCCACCGCCTGTATCACTTCGTACTGGCGTTCTCGCGCTGGGAGTATGCGAACGTTGTTGAGGGTGGCGAGAGTTTCGAGGCCCTCGCTGCGGGATTGCAGAACGCGCTATGGCAGGCGGGCGGCAGCCCGCACGAACATCGCTCTGACAGCCTGTCGGCCGCCTTCAAGAACTTGCAGGAGCAGGACGACTTAACGACGCGTTATGCGGCGTTACTCGACCATTACGGCATGGAGGGCACGCGCAATAACCGCGGGCTGGGCCACGAGAACGGCAGCGTGGAATCCTCGCACCGGTATCTGAAGGAAGCGGTCGACCAGGCTCTGATGCTGCGCGGCCATCGCGACTTCGCTGACCGGGCGGCTTACGATGAATTCATCCGTGAGGTGGTGATGCGCCGGAACCGGCGCAACGCCGCGGCGTTTCGCATTGAGCGCACACAGTTGCAGGATTTGCCTGAACGCCGTACCACTGACTTCGTCGAGGAAGAGGCGCTCGTGACCCGTTGCAGCACGTTCACCGTGCGCGGCATCCTGTACAGCGCGCCGTCGCGCCTGATCGGCCACCGCCTGAAGGTGCGTCTCTACGGTGACCGGCTCGACTGCTATCTGTCGGGCGCGCTGGTGCACAGTACGCCGCGAGGCTCCCGTGCCGCCGACAACCGCCACGCACTGGATTACCGTCACTTCATTGACTCTCTCAAGCGCAAGCCTCAGGCGTTCAGGGGACTTGCGTTTCGCGACGCGCTGTTTCCGCGCGATGCCTACCGCCGGACCTGGGAGCGGCTGGAGGCGCAACTGACGCAACGTCAGGCATGCAAGACCATGGTGGGGTTGCTCGAACTTGCAGGGCACCACGGCGTTGAAGCGTTGCTGGCGCAGCGGCTTGATGCGTTGCTCGTAGTCGGCGAACTGCCCGACCTGAAACAGTTGCGCGACGAATTCGCTCCGCGTGAGGCGCTGTGTCCCGAGGTGGTGGTCGAGATGCCTCCCATCGCAGTCTATGACGAACTGCTCGACAAGGCGGCCGCATGA
- the istB gene encoding IS21-like element helper ATPase IstB, producing MNAPAYENGRLALMLNELRLPTIGRLWPEFAERSDKEGWQASRLLGALLEHELAERAKRRIERHRTESHLDPTKTLATFDFGMVPMVSKAHVTALATGESWLEKGATILLFGPPGAGKSHLGSAIGHALIDAGYRVLFTRTSELVQKLQAARQSLQLPSALAKLDRFDLIILDDLSYARKDQAETSVLFELIAERYERKSLLITANQPFSGWNDVFPDPGMTVAAIDRLVHHSTIFELNVESYRRRKASDKQSARRRQLPNDNYDGGATTMN from the coding sequence ATGAACGCACCCGCCTATGAGAACGGTCGTCTGGCCCTCATGCTCAACGAGCTGCGCCTGCCGACGATCGGCAGGTTGTGGCCCGAGTTCGCGGAACGCTCTGACAAGGAAGGCTGGCAGGCTTCACGGCTGCTCGGCGCATTGCTCGAGCACGAACTGGCCGAGCGCGCCAAACGACGCATCGAGCGCCACCGAACCGAGTCGCATCTGGACCCGACCAAGACACTTGCTACCTTCGACTTCGGCATGGTGCCGATGGTCTCGAAGGCGCATGTCACTGCGCTGGCAACCGGGGAATCCTGGCTGGAGAAAGGCGCCACGATTCTCCTGTTCGGGCCGCCTGGTGCCGGCAAGAGTCATCTGGGATCGGCTATCGGACACGCGCTGATCGACGCTGGCTACCGGGTGCTGTTCACGCGCACCAGCGAACTCGTCCAGAAGCTCCAGGCTGCACGCCAGAGCCTGCAACTGCCATCCGCGCTCGCGAAGCTCGATCGCTTCGATCTCATCATCCTGGATGACCTGTCGTACGCGCGCAAGGACCAGGCCGAAACCAGCGTACTGTTCGAACTGATCGCCGAGAGGTATGAGCGCAAAAGTCTTTTAATAACGGCCAATCAGCCGTTCTCTGGCTGGAATGATGTGTTCCCCGACCCCGGCATGACGGTCGCAGCCATCGACCGGCTCGTCCATCACTCGACGATCTTTGAACTGAATGTAGAAAGCTATCGCCGTCGAAAGGCCAGCGACAAACAGAGCGCGCGCCGGCGACAATTACCCAACGACAATTACGATGGAGGCGCGACAACTATGAATTAG